In the Qipengyuania gelatinilytica genome, GAGCCACAGCTCGTCATTGCCCGACAGCTGGCAGAAATCGCGGCCGATACCCATCCGGTGGTCGGCGACGCGCGAAAGGTCGCCGCTCGCGTCCTTGATGGCGATGATGCGGTCCGGGTACTTATTGACCAGCTCGCAGACGGTTTCGTCCTCGATGTCGGTCACCGTACGGCTGGGCACGTTGTAGAGAACGATCGGCAGGTCGCTGTTTTCTGCAAGGAAGCTGAAATGCGCAATCAGGCCGGTCTGGCTGGGGCGGTTGTAATAGGGCGCGACACACAGGCCCGCTGCAGCGCCGGCCTTCTTGGAAAACTGCATATGGAGCAGTGCGTTACGCGTGTCGTTGGACCCGCAGCCCGCGATGACGGGCACGCGGCCGGCAGCCTGTTCGATGCACACCTCGATCACGCGGTGATGTTCTGCGTTCGAAAGCGTGGAGGCCTCGCCCGTGGTGCCGCAAGGGACCAGGCCCTTGCTGCCGTTTTCAATCTGCCAGTCCACGAGCCTGCGGAAAGCAGCCTCGTCAAACGATCCGTCGCGAAAAGGAGTCGCCAGAGCCGGTATCGAGCCTGAGAACATTTACGGAAGTCCTGCGTTAGAGATATGAAATAGGGCGCTTTTGGGCACCCGATGTCGCAATTCATTCACCGCCTGATAAGGAGGGGCCGGGCATTATGTCCAGCATGGGCCGAAAAACTGTTATCTCGCTTGCACTTACAACCAGCGCTTCGCTGGCGTTCCCTGCCGTTGCAATGGCGCAGACGCCGACCAGCTGGCCCGATGGCAGCAATTCCATGGTCGCCCAGCAATCCTCGCGCATGGCGCAGGTGCTTTCCGACTGGGAATATCTGACCAAGCGCGATGACCTCTCCTTCGCGAGTTATGCCGGTTTCGTCACCCGCTACCCCCATTTCCCGAAGCAGGAATTGCTGCAGCGGCGCGCCGAAGCCGCGCTCGACCGCGATGCGGTATCGCCGCAGCAGCTGGTGGCCTTCTTCGACAAGCATCCTCCGATCACGAATGGCGCAAAGGCGCGCTACGCGCTTGCCCTCGCCTCACTGAACCGCCCCGAAGCGCAGGACCTTGCCCGCGAAGCCTGGCGCGGCGGCCGGATGAGCGGCCCCGCCGAGGCCTATATGCAGGGCCTGTTTGGCCAGGCGCTGACGCCCGAAGATCACGATGCGCGCATGAACGCGCTGCTGTGGCAGGGCGAGATGGAAGCCGCTTCGCGCCAGATCGTGCGCGTTTCGCCTGCCTATCGCGACATGGCACAGGCTCGCCTTGCGGTCCTTCAGGGTTCGACGCCCAACGAAGCCGACATTGCCGTGCCAAGCGGTGCGCTCAACGACAGC is a window encoding:
- the dapA gene encoding 4-hydroxy-tetrahydrodipicolinate synthase, yielding MFSGSIPALATPFRDGSFDEAAFRRLVDWQIENGSKGLVPCGTTGEASTLSNAEHHRVIEVCIEQAAGRVPVIAGCGSNDTRNALLHMQFSKKAGAAAGLCVAPYYNRPSQTGLIAHFSFLAENSDLPIVLYNVPSRTVTDIEDETVCELVNKYPDRIIAIKDASGDLSRVADHRMGIGRDFCQLSGNDELWLPHSAAGGSGCISVTANVAPALCAEFHDAIAANDLVKARELNDRLFPLHYAMFSDASPAPVKYALSRVHDWIECDVRLPLCNASEASRKAVDEALVHAGLIENA